In the genome of Brachypodium distachyon strain Bd21 chromosome 3, Brachypodium_distachyon_v3.0, whole genome shotgun sequence, the window AACCTTCAGCTCCTTACCACAGTCAGCGCATGTCTGCATTCCAAGGCATCATACGTTTATCAGTTCATAGCTCAAGATGCAACACCAGAAAGATCAACATTATTAGGACACATTTTCAAGACGTTCTAATACCTGGTGCCCACAGCCAAAAGCCAGGTTCTTTGCTTCGGTCCAGCAGATTGGACAGGTCTGCACAGACAGGAGTTCAGGATGGATACAAGTCTCAAATAACCATAACAGTATGCATGCAAAAGCATAGAATTATAATGTGACCTCTTATTGTTTAGAAGACCGAAACAACATACCTGTTGATCACCAATATCACTGTCCTGTCTAGGTGATGAGGCATTCTTCTGTGGCCACCCATAGCTAGTGCTAGTTGATTGGGTCTGCTTGACTGGTGAATATTCAGGGTATCTTTGAGAAACACTCACAGGTGGAGGTAACACTGATCGATGCGGAAATCCTCTTCGTCTccttctcaaaagaaaatgaaaagtcAGGATCACTGCTGCAAAATACTAGGTGTTTCGATTAGCAATATTTTGAGTGTGATTAGAGTATAATACCCAAGAAGCTGGAGATTCATTGCTGCCTTGAATTGAGCAGGGATCTCCATGAGCGCTGAAAGAGCAAATTCTGCCTCCTTTTTGCTGGTAGGAATAGGTCTTGACATAATCTCTGTGAAGTTCACAAACTGCATTTGAACCAACATAAGTATTTCCCATGATTCATCCAAGTATGGAGGTCCATTCAGCAAATATTAACAAAACAATTTACCTGGAAATTATCAAATGCACGAGAAGGTATGTTGTCATCAAATTGCCTCATCATGTCCCATGGCCCATCACCGACTCCAACAAGCACAATTGACAAAGGGTAGTCACTGCAAGAACATGCCATATTTGTGTTGAAATGTAAGAGCGCAATACGTAAGTTAATACAACTTGACAATTATTATCTGAATCGTGTAAATATTAGGTATATGATTACCTTGCTTTCACAATGGCATCTATAGTTTCGCATTCCTGTGTGCTCAACTTGCCATTACCTGTGTCAACACTGCGAGTAACCTGTGCAGATTTGCACGGAATGCATAATAAtgtatttattattattattattattatttgtaAAGAAATACCTAGTTTTGTTGTACTGTTCTTGTTAGAAAATAATCAGCACGGTACTAAGAGAATTGGAGTATTGGTACAAGAAAAAAACCTGTCCATCTGCTATTATAAGCAAGACATGATATTGTCCACCAGTACTATCCACAATACCAATAGCAGTCTCAATCATAGGTGCAAATGAAGTAGGACCTATTGAGAACAGTCAAAACATATAACCCAAATTAATTTattcctccatccaacaaaggatgtctcaactttgactgaatttgaatgcatttatacattaagtcatgtccagatacatctaaattttgacaaacttgagacatcttttgttggacggagagagtagtattgTTTAGTTTAACGCTTGAAAACACTAATACACTAACCAGCCAAACGAAGCTGTGGAACAATTTCTTTGTATCGTCCAAGTGCTTGTTCGAAGCCATCACATGGTTGGTTGTCAGGGTAGAAGCTAAATACCTGCTGATCATGAGTTGTAGCTGCAGTATGGAAATGAGATTGTTATATATTTATCAATTTCATGTGCCAAGGAAGGGCTTAAGGCATGTCAAGAACTGACCATCGCCGAACCCAAAGCATGGTATCAGGTTGTCCTCATCAAACCGTGCGAGGGTTCTCCCTATGATGGATATTGCCTGTTCATATGGGTTTGGAATATCCCCTAAAGCGTGCAGGCACCGGTTGTGGAAGGACACTTTGCCTAATTAAGAACAGTAAACATAAATCGCCAGTCCTTTACGAAtaagataaaaagaaaaggaaaataatgTACTGATGAAGTTCGAACAAACCTGACCACTCATTGCTCTTGGTGAAATCAATCCCAACGATCAGATTTGAGGACTCCAGCCCAGCATGTGCTAGAGCATCAGTGACCTATGTTAAGAGGGGAAACAGTAATGGCATCATGCTTCAGTAACTAAAAGGAAATTGTACTTGCACATAAAGGGCAGAGTCCCCAAAAAACAACTTGGGGTGCATAATGCAGCTAGATCCAACAGTCCATGACATCTTGACAAATGAAGAACTTTACATTTACTTTAAGAATCAGTGCACGATTCTAAAACTTGACACATTTAGGAATTTTGGTCAGAGACAAACAGAACACATAATTTAAGTCACGTGAACAATCTCAAATTATCATACAGAGGAATATGAAGCATTTAGTTGAGCACATGGAACAAATCCACTCTCATTCAACACGGTCAGATACTCCGTACACCACTACTCATGAACCACGGAACTATTTCCAGCCAATCGATCGAAGCAACCCACAGGGTACTGCTGTACTAGGCAGGCAATGCACGAttgcagaatttttttttcttctgaatttCGAAATAAAGGTTCTTGTCTTGTGAGCGATTGGCGATCTACCTGCTCCAGGGTATGGTAATCGTCGCCGAACTTGGCGAAGCGGTTGGTGTTCTTGCCGTGGTCGCGGTTGCGGTCATGCTGCTGCCCCGCCGACGAGTTCTCCTTGGAGCAGCTCACCCCCATGGCAGTCTGTCCCCGCCTAATCAATCAATGGATCGA includes:
- the LOC100830231 gene encoding E3 ubiquitin-protein ligase RGLG2 isoform X3 — its product is MGVSCSKENSSAGQQHDRNRDHGKNTNRFAKFGDDYHTLEQVTDALAHAGLESSNLIVGIDFTKSNEWSGKVSFHNRCLHALGDIPNPYEQAISIIGRTLARFDEDNLIPCFGFGDATTHDQQVFSFYPDNQPCDGFEQALGRYKEIVPQLRLAGPTSFAPMIETAIGIVDSTGGQYHVLLIIADGQVTRSVDTGNGKLSTQECETIDAIVKASDYPLSIVLVGVGDGPWDMMRQFDDNIPSRAFDNFQFVNFTEIMSRPIPTSKKEAEFALSALMEIPAQFKAAMNLQLLGRRRGFPHRSVLPPPVSVSQRYPEYSPVKQTQSTSTSYGWPQKNASSPRQDSDIGDQQTCPICWTEAKNLAFGCGHQTCADCGKELKVCPLCQRVITSRIRLY
- the LOC100830231 gene encoding E3 ubiquitin-protein ligase RGLG2 isoform X1; its protein translation is MGVSCSKENSSAGQQHDRNRDHGKNTNRFAKFGDDYHTLEQVTDALAHAGLESSNLIVGIDFTKSNEWSGKVSFHNRCLHALGDIPNPYEQAISIIGRTLARFDEDNLIPCFGFGDATTHDQQVFSFYPDNQPCDGFEQALGRYKEIVPQLRLAGPTSFAPMIETAIGIVDSTGGQYHVLLIIADGQVTRSVDTGNGKLSTQECETIDAIVKASDYPLSIVLVGVGDGPWDMMRQFDDNIPSRAFDNFQFVNFTEIMSRPIPTSKKEAEFALSALMEIPAQFKAAMNLQLLGRRRGFPHRSVLPPPVSVSQRYPEYSPVKQTQSTSTSYGWPQKNASSPRQDSDIGDQQVCCFGLLNNKRSHYNSMLLHAYCYGYLRLVSILNSCLCRPVQSAGPKQRTWLLAVGTRHALTVVRS
- the LOC100830231 gene encoding E3 ubiquitin-protein ligase RGLG2 isoform X2, whose amino-acid sequence is MGVSCSKENSSAGQQHDRNRDHGKNTNRFAKFGDDYHTLEQVTDALAHAGLESSNLIVGIDFTKSNEWSGKVSFHNRCLHALGDIPNPYEQAISIIGRTLARFDEDNLIPCFGFGDATTHDQQVFSFYPDNQPCDGFEQALGRYKEIVPQLRLAGPTSFAPMIETAIGIVDSTGGQYHVLLIIADGQVTRSVDTGNGKLSTQECETIDAIVKASDYPLSIVLVGVGDGPWDMMRQFDDNIPSRAFDNFQFVNFTEIMSRPIPTSKKEAEFALSALMEIPAQFKAAMNLQLLGRRRGFPHRSVLPPPVSVSQRYPEYSPVKQTQSTSTSYGWPQKNASSPRQDSDIGDQQVCCFGLLNNKRSHYNSMLLHAYCYGYLRLVSILNSCLCRPVQSAGPKQRTWLLAVGTRY